One window of the Rhizorhabdus dicambivorans genome contains the following:
- a CDS encoding tyrosine-type recombinase/integrase: MLTQLKITSAKPKASPYNLSDGQGLALVIQPTGSKLWRFRYRFAGKAKTLHLGPWPGTSLADAREKCREARKSIDTGLDPVLEKKRAKVTARYANATTFKEVAQEYLEKCEREGRATVTLDKLRWLLGLAYPLIGTHPISSITPTEALAVLRKVEGTGRYESARRMRSVLSRVFRYGIATARCDRDVAADLRGALTTPKVQHHAAVTDPLEVGLLLRTIDTYTGQEATRMALRLSAHLFVRPGELRQAEWSEIDFEKAVWIIPIEKMKMRRPHKVPLSRQVLAMFEELREVSGHRQHLFPCMGSPRRPMSENCVNQALRRLGYATDEMTAHGFRAMAATLLNEMGQWNPDAIERQLAHQEASSVRRAYARGEYWDERVAMMQHWSDYLDDLRQAADTVREPRPVRKKPGTRKSNAGRPRGRPRK, encoded by the coding sequence ATGCTGACACAACTCAAGATCACCTCCGCGAAACCCAAGGCAAGCCCCTACAACCTGTCTGATGGCCAAGGGCTGGCCCTCGTCATTCAGCCCACTGGCTCCAAGCTGTGGCGCTTTCGATATCGGTTCGCCGGGAAGGCGAAGACCCTGCACCTTGGGCCATGGCCTGGCACTTCGCTGGCCGATGCCCGGGAAAAATGTCGCGAGGCGCGCAAGTCCATAGATACGGGCCTGGATCCGGTCCTGGAGAAGAAGCGTGCGAAGGTCACTGCCCGGTACGCCAATGCCACGACCTTCAAGGAAGTCGCGCAGGAGTATCTGGAAAAATGCGAGCGAGAGGGACGCGCAACCGTAACCCTCGACAAACTTCGCTGGCTGTTAGGGTTGGCATATCCGCTGATCGGTACACACCCCATCAGTTCCATCACACCGACAGAGGCACTTGCCGTACTGCGGAAGGTCGAGGGGACAGGCCGTTATGAGAGCGCGCGCCGCATGCGGAGTGTCCTGAGCCGTGTGTTTCGGTACGGTATCGCGACCGCGCGTTGCGATCGCGATGTCGCCGCCGATCTGCGCGGTGCGTTGACGACCCCAAAGGTTCAGCATCACGCGGCTGTCACCGACCCCCTAGAGGTCGGCCTCCTGCTCAGGACTATCGACACCTATACAGGCCAGGAAGCCACACGAATGGCTTTGCGACTATCTGCGCACTTGTTCGTCCGTCCGGGCGAATTGCGTCAGGCAGAATGGAGCGAGATCGACTTCGAGAAAGCGGTCTGGATCATACCGATCGAGAAAATGAAGATGCGCCGCCCGCACAAGGTGCCGCTGTCACGTCAGGTGCTGGCGATGTTCGAGGAACTGCGCGAAGTTTCTGGCCACCGACAGCATCTGTTCCCCTGCATGGGTAGTCCAAGGCGCCCCATGTCCGAGAATTGTGTCAATCAGGCCCTTCGCCGATTGGGCTATGCCACCGATGAGATGACAGCTCACGGATTCCGCGCGATGGCGGCAACCCTTCTCAATGAGATGGGGCAGTGGAACCCCGACGCGATTGAAAGGCAACTGGCACATCAGGAAGCATCGTCGGTTCGCCGAGCTTATGCCCGCGGTGAATATTGGGACGAGCGCGTTGCCATGATGCAGCACTGGTCCGACTATCTCGATGACCTGCGGCAGGCTGCCGATACGGTCAGAGAGCCGAGGCCTGTCCGCAAAAAGCCCGGCACGCGGAAATCGAATGCCGGGCGTCCTCGTGGTCGGCCGAGGAAATAA
- a CDS encoding excisionase family DNA-binding protein — translation MIKRGWEKKLEPLTVRIATAVRITGISRSRIYELIQSGDLDVVKVGRATLIQYASLKALTSQNE, via the coding sequence ATGATAAAGCGCGGCTGGGAGAAAAAGCTCGAGCCACTGACGGTTCGCATCGCCACCGCCGTTCGCATCACGGGCATCAGCCGATCCCGCATTTACGAACTCATCCAGTCCGGCGATCTCGATGTCGTGAAAGTCGGCCGGGCAACATTGATACAATATGCGAGCCTGAAGGCGCTGACGTCTCAGAACGAATGA
- a CDS encoding DUF2274 domain-containing protein, with the protein MADLKLARLPDRTPVKLTIIITPDLQSALQAYAGLYASTYGVEEPVADLVPAMLTAFLEGDRNFVRAREAALRGQK; encoded by the coding sequence ATGGCAGATTTGAAACTGGCAAGATTGCCCGACCGCACCCCGGTCAAGCTGACGATCATCATCACGCCCGACCTGCAGTCGGCTCTTCAGGCCTATGCGGGCCTTTACGCCAGCACCTATGGCGTCGAGGAGCCGGTTGCCGACCTCGTTCCTGCCATGCTCACGGCCTTCCTTGAAGGCGACCGCAACTTTGTCCGCGCCCGTGAAGCGGCGCTTCGGGGGCAAAAATGA
- a CDS encoding TrbI/VirB10 family protein: protein MSEAVTSPTAKIDPETLAIRAKPARAIRFRRGVIITIAALGSVSLMAVAWVALKPRVFSAMTEPRELSELGNRPSTDALNGLPASYGEAPRLGPPLPGDLGRPILAHQRAMATEAGVGTEADTNAQHAAQERERQLSELKAARESGLLVQGRTTPAGSDAQITLQTAAPTEATATTTQLDLDRDPNAQGRKAAFVGTLDKSGDTNPHQLTAAPSPYLLSAGSVISASLITGLRSDLPGLVTAQVTAHVFDSPTGRILLIPQGSRLIGSYDSVVAFGQKRALVVWQRIMLPDGSSLRIDNVPATDASGYAGLQDKVDFHTWALLKGVALASLLGVGSELTITGESDLVQAIRQSTQQNVSRAGDQLTSRNLNIQPTITIRPGATVRLVVHKDLILAPWRQ from the coding sequence ATGAGCGAGGCCGTCACCTCTCCCACCGCCAAGATCGACCCGGAAACACTGGCCATCCGTGCCAAGCCCGCGCGCGCGATCCGGTTTCGTCGCGGCGTTATCATCACGATCGCGGCACTGGGTTCTGTCAGCCTGATGGCGGTCGCATGGGTCGCGCTGAAGCCGCGTGTCTTCTCGGCGATGACCGAGCCCCGGGAACTGTCGGAGCTGGGCAATCGCCCTTCGACCGATGCTCTCAATGGTCTGCCCGCCAGCTATGGTGAGGCGCCTCGGCTCGGCCCGCCATTGCCCGGCGATCTGGGACGTCCGATCCTCGCCCATCAGAGAGCGATGGCGACCGAAGCCGGTGTCGGCACCGAAGCGGATACCAATGCCCAGCATGCGGCGCAGGAGCGTGAACGTCAGCTCTCCGAGCTGAAGGCAGCACGGGAGTCCGGTCTGCTGGTGCAAGGACGGACCACGCCAGCTGGCAGTGATGCGCAGATCACACTGCAGACTGCCGCGCCCACCGAGGCGACCGCTACGACGACGCAGCTTGATCTCGACCGTGATCCGAACGCGCAGGGCCGCAAGGCAGCGTTCGTCGGCACGCTCGACAAAAGTGGCGACACTAACCCGCATCAGCTTACCGCCGCGCCTTCGCCCTATCTGCTTTCCGCTGGCAGCGTCATATCGGCAAGCCTCATTACCGGGCTGCGGTCCGATCTCCCCGGGCTGGTGACGGCACAGGTGACGGCCCATGTATTCGACAGCCCTACAGGCCGCATCCTGCTCATTCCGCAGGGATCGCGTCTCATCGGCAGCTACGATAGCGTCGTCGCATTCGGACAGAAGCGGGCACTGGTCGTCTGGCAGCGGATCATGCTGCCAGACGGCAGTTCGCTGCGGATCGACAATGTCCCGGCCACTGACGCTTCTGGCTATGCCGGGCTTCAGGACAAGGTGGATTTCCACACTTGGGCGCTGCTCAAGGGCGTGGCTCTGGCGAGCCTGCTCGGGGTGGGATCGGAGCTGACCATCACAGGCGAGAGCGATCTCGTCCAGGCGATCCGGCAATCGACGCAGCAGAACGTGTCGCGGGCCGGAGATCAACTCACGTCGCGCAACCTCAACATCCAGCCGACGATAACCATCCGGCCCGGCGCGACCGTGCGGTTGGTGGTTCACAAGGATCTGATCCTCGCGCCTTGGCGCCAATGA
- the trbG gene encoding P-type conjugative transfer protein TrbG encodes MALRKPVSPNVARVAAANRAATQEPQAQAFVNAVQLFPFSDGAIYQVYTAPGAVTDIALQAGETLIAVAAGDTARWVIGDTTSGTGADKRTHILVKPFAAGLATNLVVTTDRRSYHLQLTATSRTAMAALSWTYPADQLIALRKAAEQSAATAPVAEGLAVDSLHFDYAVSGDRPAWRPLRAFDDGRQTFVEFPASIAVGEAPPLFIIGPSGEAELVNYRVRGRFYVIDRIFDVAELRLGTRKPQIVRIDRVADGSVGRKGKRS; translated from the coding sequence GTGGCCCTCCGAAAGCCGGTGAGCCCCAATGTCGCTCGCGTAGCTGCAGCCAACCGCGCGGCGACGCAGGAGCCGCAGGCACAGGCCTTTGTGAACGCGGTTCAGCTATTCCCGTTCAGCGATGGCGCGATCTATCAGGTTTATACCGCGCCCGGCGCCGTGACCGATATCGCCTTGCAGGCGGGAGAAACGCTGATCGCGGTCGCAGCTGGCGATACGGCGCGCTGGGTGATCGGCGATACCACCAGCGGCACAGGGGCTGACAAGCGCACGCATATATTGGTGAAGCCATTTGCCGCCGGCCTTGCGACCAACCTCGTCGTAACGACCGACCGCCGCAGCTATCACCTCCAGCTGACCGCGACATCCCGCACGGCAATGGCCGCGCTCTCCTGGACCTATCCGGCCGACCAGCTGATCGCCCTGCGCAAGGCGGCCGAGCAATCCGCCGCCACGGCGCCGGTCGCCGAAGGCCTGGCGGTCGACAGTCTCCACTTCGACTATGCGGTCAGCGGTGACCGACCCGCATGGCGACCATTGCGCGCGTTCGACGATGGTCGGCAGACCTTCGTGGAGTTTCCCGCCAGCATCGCGGTCGGCGAAGCCCCGCCGCTGTTCATCATCGGGCCGTCCGGCGAAGCCGAGTTGGTCAACTACCGTGTGCGTGGGCGCTTCTATGTCATCGACCGCATCTTCGACGTGGCCGAACTGCGGCTCGGGACGAGAAAGCCCCAGATCGTAAGGATCGATCGCGTTGCTGACGGGAGCGTGGGTCGGAAGGGCAAGCGCTCATGA
- the trbF gene encoding conjugal transfer protein TrbF — MIFKRATQRYGQTPEPETPYQRAGQLWDERIGSARVQARNWRLMAFGCLTLASGLSAGLVCQSLQSRVTPYVIEVDRLGEARAITEAEAGYQPTDPQVAWHLSKFIANVRGRSLDPVLVRQNWLEAYDFTTKRGSQFLGDYARGANPFAAIGERTVSVQVTSVVRASDRSFQVKWTETAYERGAEAGTSRWTAILTVMIKAPVNADTLRKNPLGVYVDAIDWSRELDPPAQMKPSAPIAPAAPTALPLGSPLDPDNAAVAQPAKEARL, encoded by the coding sequence ATGATCTTCAAGCGCGCTACCCAGCGCTATGGGCAGACCCCGGAGCCGGAGACGCCTTACCAGCGTGCCGGGCAACTCTGGGATGAGCGGATCGGGTCTGCGCGGGTGCAGGCCCGCAACTGGCGACTGATGGCATTTGGGTGCCTCACTCTCGCCAGCGGACTGTCGGCTGGCCTCGTCTGCCAGTCCCTCCAGAGCCGGGTCACGCCCTATGTCATAGAGGTCGACCGGCTCGGCGAGGCCCGCGCCATCACCGAAGCCGAAGCAGGATACCAGCCGACCGACCCACAGGTCGCCTGGCACCTCTCGAAGTTCATCGCCAATGTCCGGGGCCGATCGCTCGACCCGGTGCTGGTGCGGCAGAACTGGCTTGAAGCCTATGACTTCACCACCAAGCGGGGCAGTCAGTTTCTCGGTGACTATGCGCGCGGGGCCAATCCCTTCGCCGCCATCGGCGAGCGAACCGTGTCGGTGCAGGTAACGAGCGTGGTGCGGGCGTCGGACCGATCCTTTCAGGTGAAATGGACCGAGACCGCCTATGAGCGCGGGGCCGAGGCGGGGACTTCGCGCTGGACCGCGATCCTGACCGTCATGATCAAGGCACCGGTTAATGCCGACACGCTCAGGAAGAACCCCCTCGGTGTCTATGTCGATGCGATCGACTGGAGCCGCGAGCTTGATCCTCCCGCGCAGATGAAGCCCTCCGCGCCGATCGCGCCAGCGGCCCCGACCGCGCTGCCGCTCGGCTCACCCCTTGATCCCGACAACGCTGCCGTAGCGCAGCCCGCCAAGGAGGCACGCCTATGA
- the trbL gene encoding P-type conjugative transfer protein TrbL: MNDLNVIDRFMQAFISYIDAGFGLLGGDVHFLTATLIAIDITLAGLFWAMGGEDNVIGRFLKKILYVGAFAFILNSFSTLADIIFRSFAQAGLTAGGGTLSAADLLKPGHLASTGFSAAWPLLEQVSELMGFTTFFDNFLTIAVLLFAWAIIIITFFILAVQMFVTIIEFKLTSLAGFILVPFALWNRTSFLAERVLGNVVSSGIKVMVLAVIVGIGSNFFTEFTTALQGQEPDVGQAMSLMLASLTIFGLGIFAPGIASGLVAGAPQLGAGAALGTAVGAAGIGMVAGGAAIGGARALGGTAIGAVRAGTSMGSAASTAYSLGKEAAPEPTMTAGLGGVARAAGNAARDRASSALGLGEAASQGRAAAWNALNRNSGSQSAPSGDDGAVPAWARAMRGQQTARHHRQIALHTIQQGDRGGASATPDIKERDD, encoded by the coding sequence GTGAACGATCTCAATGTCATCGACCGCTTCATGCAGGCGTTCATCAGCTACATCGATGCCGGCTTCGGCCTCCTCGGTGGCGATGTGCATTTCCTGACGGCTACGCTGATCGCGATCGACATCACGCTGGCCGGGCTGTTCTGGGCGATGGGCGGCGAAGACAATGTCATCGGCCGCTTTCTCAAGAAGATCCTCTATGTCGGCGCATTCGCCTTCATCCTGAACAGCTTCTCGACGCTCGCCGACATCATCTTCCGGTCCTTCGCGCAGGCGGGCCTGACCGCTGGTGGCGGCACATTGTCGGCCGCCGACCTGCTGAAGCCCGGCCATCTCGCAAGCACCGGATTTTCGGCAGCGTGGCCGCTGCTCGAACAAGTCTCCGAACTTATGGGGTTCACGACCTTCTTCGACAATTTCCTGACGATCGCGGTGCTGCTGTTCGCCTGGGCGATCATCATCATCACCTTCTTCATCCTCGCGGTGCAGATGTTCGTGACGATCATCGAGTTCAAGCTGACCTCGCTGGCCGGCTTCATCCTCGTGCCGTTCGCGCTGTGGAACCGCACCAGCTTCCTCGCCGAGCGGGTACTCGGCAACGTCGTGTCATCGGGCATCAAGGTGATGGTGCTCGCCGTCATCGTCGGCATTGGCTCGAACTTCTTCACCGAATTCACGACTGCACTGCAGGGGCAGGAACCCGACGTTGGACAGGCGATGAGCCTGATGCTCGCCAGCCTCACCATTTTCGGCCTTGGCATCTTTGCTCCCGGTATAGCCTCCGGGCTGGTCGCTGGCGCTCCGCAACTTGGCGCGGGCGCTGCGCTCGGCACCGCCGTTGGCGCGGCGGGGATCGGCATGGTGGCTGGCGGCGCGGCCATTGGTGGCGCGCGTGCTCTGGGCGGCACGGCGATTGGCGCGGTGCGGGCCGGGACGTCGATGGGGTCGGCAGCATCGACGGCGTATTCGCTCGGCAAGGAAGCCGCGCCGGAGCCGACGATGACTGCTGGCCTTGGCGGCGTGGCGCGCGCCGCAGGCAATGCGGCCCGTGACCGGGCTTCGAGCGCCCTCGGGCTTGGTGAAGCCGCATCGCAAGGCCGGGCCGCAGCCTGGAACGCGCTCAATCGCAATAGCGGTAGCCAGTCAGCACCATCGGGCGACGACGGCGCTGTGCCCGCCTGGGCTCGCGCCATGCGCGGCCAGCAGACCGCCCGTCATCACCGCCAGATCGCGCTGCATACGATCCAGCAAGGCGACCGTGGCGGCGCTTCCGCCACCCCCGACATCAAGGAAAGGGACGACTAG
- the trbJ gene encoding P-type conjugative transfer protein TrbJ has translation MFAHRKFSINKHLIASALALTASGSLALCLTLPATPAQALTVFDPSNYSQNILTAARTLQQINNQIKSLQNEANSLINQAKNLTTIDFPELQVLTQTLRQVDQLMGQAQGIRFQVSGLDQQFSQLFPKAFSSALRTNEQVIAARSRLDTAMSAYQQTMTVQAQVVENVAADAQTLSAIVAKSQGAEGSLQAQQATNQLLALTAKQQFQIQNMMAAQYRAETIEQARRAQAQIDARAATTKFLGSGSAYTPR, from the coding sequence GTGTTCGCCCATCGCAAATTTTCAATCAACAAACATCTTATCGCGAGTGCCCTCGCCCTCACTGCCAGCGGTTCGCTGGCCCTCTGCCTGACATTGCCAGCGACGCCCGCTCAGGCCCTCACTGTGTTCGATCCGAGCAACTACAGCCAGAACATCCTGACCGCCGCGCGCACACTTCAGCAGATCAACAACCAGATCAAGTCCCTGCAGAACGAAGCGAACAGCCTGATCAATCAGGCAAAGAATCTGACGACCATCGATTTCCCCGAGTTGCAGGTGCTGACCCAGACCCTCCGGCAGGTCGACCAGTTGATGGGCCAGGCTCAGGGCATAAGATTCCAGGTATCTGGCCTCGACCAGCAGTTCAGCCAGCTTTTCCCGAAAGCCTTCTCCTCTGCGCTGCGCACCAATGAGCAGGTGATCGCAGCGCGCAGTCGCCTCGATACGGCAATGTCCGCTTATCAGCAGACCATGACGGTGCAGGCGCAGGTCGTCGAGAATGTCGCTGCCGATGCCCAGACCCTGTCGGCGATCGTGGCCAAGAGCCAGGGCGCTGAAGGATCGTTGCAGGCTCAGCAGGCCACCAACCAGTTGCTGGCGCTGACGGCCAAGCAGCAGTTCCAGATTCAGAACATGATGGCCGCGCAATATCGCGCCGAGACGATCGAGCAGGCCCGCCGCGCGCAGGCCCAGATCGATGCCCGCGCCGCCACCACGAAGTTCCTCGGTTCCGGCTCGGCCTACACGCCCCGATAG
- a CDS encoding AAA family ATPase, which yields MRIDFVEVANFRKLISTRIGLSPEKTVFVGANNSGKTSAITALRYFLVDWERSSFCFNDFTLSHWPAINAMGESWEDAHVAEAALPAPAWDEVLPSLDVWLHVEEHEVHYVQKILPTLDWAGGRLGVRLRYEPNGLVTVLRRSPERLELAIGDRRDDQAYRRVQA from the coding sequence ATGCGCATCGATTTCGTTGAGGTTGCCAATTTTCGGAAGCTGATTTCGACAAGAATTGGACTGTCGCCTGAAAAGACTGTGTTCGTTGGTGCGAACAATAGCGGGAAAACCTCCGCTATAACCGCGCTTCGTTACTTCCTTGTCGATTGGGAGCGCTCGAGTTTCTGCTTCAACGACTTCACTCTTTCGCACTGGCCGGCCATTAATGCGATGGGCGAGAGCTGGGAGGATGCGCATGTCGCGGAAGCGGCGCTGCCGGCGCCAGCTTGGGACGAAGTCCTGCCATCGCTGGATGTCTGGCTCCACGTCGAGGAGCATGAGGTTCACTACGTCCAGAAGATCTTGCCCACCCTTGATTGGGCAGGCGGGCGCCTGGGCGTCAGATTGCGCTATGAGCCGAATGGACTTGTAACGGTTTTGCGCCGGTCACCTGAGCGATTAGAGCTCGCAATAGGAGACCGACGAGATGATCAAGCATACAGAAGAGTTCAAGCATGA
- a CDS encoding IS3 family transposase (programmed frameshift), whose amino-acid sequence MIKHTEEFKHEAVRIALTSRLPRDRVASDLGIGKSTLGKWVSQYRPSDLVSAPQADLARENERLRLENRVLREEREVPKKGHAVLREPKAVKFAFVHSWRHRWPVELLCRVMLVSERGYRSWRSRPISQRARTDMKVLAHIREQYRLSLGSYGRPRMTMELKEVGLYVGERRVGRLMKINGIKPVRTRKHKVTTDSHHRLGVAANWLDGNFAADAPNRKWAGDITYIWTSEGWLYLAVILDLHSRRVVGWAVSDRMKKDLAIRALDMAVRLRQPPEGCLFHSDRGSQYCSYDYQKKLQAYGLRPSMSGKGNCYDNASVETFFKSLKAELIWRQSWPTRRQAEASIFQYINGFYNTRRRHSYLGGISPLAFEAKVA is encoded by the exons ATGATCAAGCATACAGAAGAGTTCAAGCATGAGGCGGTGCGTATTGCGCTAACCAGCAGGTTGCCTCGCGACCGGGTCGCATCGGATTTGGGGATAGGGAAGTCGACGCTGGGCAAGTGGGTGTCGCAGTATCGGCCCAGTGATCTGGTTTCAGCGCCGCAGGCAGATCTGGCACGTGAGAATGAACGCCTTCGCCTTGAGAACCGTGTGCTGCGGGAGGAGAGGGAAGTAC CTAAAAAAGGCCACGCAGTTCTTCGCGAGCCAAAGGCCGTGAAGTTCGCTTTTGTGCATAGCTGGCGGCACCGGTGGCCCGTTGAACTGCTCTGCCGTGTCATGCTTGTCAGTGAGCGCGGCTATCGATCCTGGCGCTCGCGACCGATCAGCCAACGTGCGCGCACGGATATGAAAGTGCTGGCACATATCCGGGAACAGTATCGCCTCAGCCTTGGCAGCTATGGTCGTCCGAGGATGACGATGGAGTTGAAAGAGGTGGGGCTTTATGTTGGCGAACGCCGTGTCGGGCGCCTAATGAAGATCAACGGGATCAAGCCCGTTCGCACACGCAAGCACAAGGTTACGACTGACAGCCACCATCGTCTCGGCGTCGCGGCAAACTGGCTGGACGGTAATTTTGCCGCCGATGCCCCCAACCGGAAATGGGCGGGCGACATCACCTATATCTGGACGTCGGAAGGCTGGCTCTACCTTGCCGTCATTCTCGACCTGCATAGCCGTCGCGTCGTGGGCTGGGCAGTCAGCGACAGGATGAAGAAGGACCTGGCAATCAGGGCGTTGGATATGGCGGTGCGCCTGCGCCAGCCTCCAGAGGGCTGCCTTTTCCATTCGGACCGCGGCAGCCAATATTGTTCTTACGATTATCAGAAGAAGCTGCAGGCCTATGGCCTGCGTCCATCGATGAGCGGCAAGGGTAATTGCTATGATAACGCCTCTGTCGAGACGTTCTTCAAAAGCCTGAAAGCCGAACTCATCTGGCGCCAGAGCTGGCCAACGCGGCGTCAGGCAGAAGCTTCCATCTTCCAGTACATCAATGGCTTCTACAACACCCGTCGCCGCCATTCATATCTGGGCGGCATCAGCCCGCTCGCGTTCGAAGCCAAGGTGGCATAA
- a CDS encoding ATP-dependent nuclease — translation MTGTKPLQVQKDGEQLQKDYLSARSDARKLQAAGAALAQEKGESPENFQVAIWPQSLVEFLQRRVSSYFGVKTYVLDPAACVEPEHGLARPQQLLGADPIDGDPFKGLIRIHEISAQRGFGHAGEQVNTEGETSASSATSRRLSVQLRQYYSRHLDPYENPDAQDLLALRAIEEAQKAFNLRLTDGFKNPLTEMDTLGYPGVTDPKLSISTRIRPVEGLNHDAAVQFVVPMQDGDNSVDLFLPEDSNGLGYQNLISMVFRLMAFRDSWMRVGKAQHKAAEDDIIAPLHLVLIEEPEVHLHTQVQQVFIRQAYKILRNHELLRANPNFVTQMVVSTHSSHIAHECKFESLRYFRRLPGGQKTIPTSCVINLENAFGGDLDTKRFVTRYLKVTHCDLFFADAAVLIEGPAERILVPSFVNSHAEFAKLSESYITWLEIGGSHAHKLRSLIEKIGLTTLVITDIDSKDADGDTAAPVRGAAHTSGNYTLRNWWPAISDLDALLDKPEAEKEKAYDAERFKLRIAYQCPVEVEFKGTTTEALAYTLEDAIVVSNLDLFADLPGAGLIAKFRGAIADSADFAALSAAMKQALKGGNKAEFALDLLEIEDPSDLKPPHYIREGLLWLGTQLERKKAELGLAQILTLDPPSDEAPAPEMPE, via the coding sequence GTGACCGGCACAAAACCGTTACAAGTCCAGAAGGATGGGGAGCAGCTTCAGAAAGACTATCTAAGTGCCCGCAGCGACGCGCGTAAGCTGCAAGCCGCCGGAGCAGCACTCGCGCAGGAGAAAGGCGAATCGCCGGAAAACTTCCAGGTCGCTATCTGGCCCCAGTCTCTGGTCGAATTTCTGCAGCGTCGTGTCTCGAGTTATTTCGGGGTCAAAACCTATGTTCTCGACCCGGCAGCCTGCGTCGAACCCGAACACGGGCTGGCACGACCTCAGCAGCTCCTAGGTGCCGACCCGATCGACGGTGACCCCTTCAAGGGCCTGATCCGTATTCACGAGATCAGTGCCCAACGCGGTTTCGGGCATGCAGGTGAGCAGGTGAACACAGAGGGCGAGACGAGCGCGAGCAGCGCGACCTCGCGGCGGCTGTCGGTGCAGCTACGCCAATATTACTCGCGTCATCTTGACCCGTATGAAAATCCGGATGCTCAGGATCTGCTGGCGCTGAGGGCAATCGAGGAAGCGCAAAAAGCGTTCAACCTGCGGCTGACCGACGGTTTCAAGAATCCCCTCACCGAGATGGACACGCTTGGATATCCGGGGGTCACCGACCCGAAGCTCAGTATTTCGACGCGCATCCGACCCGTCGAGGGCTTGAACCACGACGCAGCGGTGCAGTTCGTCGTTCCGATGCAGGACGGCGACAATTCGGTCGATCTTTTTCTGCCCGAGGATTCGAATGGCCTCGGCTACCAGAACCTGATCTCGATGGTCTTCAGACTGATGGCGTTCCGCGACAGCTGGATGCGGGTCGGCAAGGCGCAGCACAAGGCTGCCGAAGACGACATTATCGCCCCGTTGCACCTCGTCCTGATCGAGGAGCCCGAGGTGCATTTGCACACGCAGGTCCAGCAGGTATTCATTCGGCAGGCGTATAAAATCCTGCGCAACCATGAGCTATTGCGTGCCAATCCAAATTTTGTGACCCAGATGGTCGTAAGCACGCACTCAAGCCACATCGCGCATGAATGCAAATTCGAGTCGCTCCGGTATTTCCGGCGACTACCCGGAGGGCAAAAGACGATCCCAACCTCCTGCGTCATCAATCTGGAAAACGCGTTCGGCGGTGACCTGGATACCAAGCGGTTTGTTACACGTTATCTGAAGGTCACCCACTGCGACCTGTTCTTTGCCGACGCCGCGGTTTTGATCGAGGGACCAGCGGAGCGTATCCTCGTACCCAGTTTCGTGAATTCCCATGCCGAGTTCGCGAAGCTGTCGGAAAGCTATATTACTTGGCTGGAAATCGGCGGCAGTCATGCGCACAAGCTGCGCAGTCTGATCGAGAAGATCGGGCTCACCACGCTGGTCATCACCGACATCGATTCCAAGGATGCCGATGGTGACACCGCGGCGCCTGTGCGCGGTGCTGCGCACACGTCCGGCAACTACACCCTGCGCAACTGGTGGCCGGCCATCAGCGATCTAGACGCCCTTCTGGACAAGCCCGAGGCTGAGAAGGAAAAAGCCTATGACGCCGAACGCTTCAAGCTCAGAATTGCTTATCAGTGCCCGGTCGAAGTAGAATTCAAGGGAACGACGACCGAGGCTCTTGCCTACACCCTCGAGGATGCGATCGTGGTCAGCAATCTCGACCTGTTCGCCGACCTTCCCGGGGCCGGGCTGATTGCGAAGTTTCGGGGAGCGATCGCCGATAGCGCCGATTTTGCTGCGCTCAGCGCCGCAATGAAGCAAGCGCTGAAGGGCGGGAACAAGGCTGAATTCGCGCTGGACTTGCTTGAGATCGAGGACCCCAGCGACCTTAAGCCGCCGCATTACATCCGAGAAGGCCTCCTCTGGCTCGGTACGCAGCTCGAACGGAAAAAGGCCGAACTGGGCCTTGCCCAAATCCTCACGCTCGATCCCCCGTCGGATGAAGCGCCGGCACCCGAGATGCCAGAATGA